The DNA segment GTGGAGTTTAGTGCCGTGGGGGAGGTGGTGGCAATTGATAAGTTGATTCTGGGGGCATTACCTCAGTGTCACCCTCATAGATGAACTGAAGCAGTTCGTCGACACCTGGAAAAGATTGTTTTGCCATGAGTATTTTCCGTGCTTTTACTCTTTGCTGTGGACATAACACAATAAAGAATTGTGCCGTTTGAAGTCTGTTCAGGCCGCATCCTCTCGAAGTTTAAAATCATGctttcgtttttttattatttcgcaAACTTGCCATCAGTCATACTAGAAAAAGATCATGCCTTCATTTTTCCAGTCAGACGAGTCCATCTTAAAACACTGCCAAACATAAATAACATTCAGTGCACTGCCAAATCCTTACCTTCGTTCCCATTGAGCGCAACACTTGCTGCAGTAATCGCCTGCGTTTGCATCGGCGCCAGCAGCCCAGCCACAGCTGCCCTGCATTCGTCGGCGGAGGCTGCGTTGGCTCCTTCCTGTCGCGGGCGGTCGCCGTCGAAAGGGTTGTCTATAACCTCGGACATGTGCGACGCCACAGCCCCAACCCCTTCGAGCTCCTCCGTCagcgatgacggcaccgctgagCCGCCGCCCTAACAACACAAGAGAAAATTTCTTGAATATCAGGCTATCCTTACACATTCTCTCTGAAAACTACACTAAATAGTAGCTTCTCGCCCAAAAATTCACCCCCGTTACGAGATTTTTGCAGCATATGAACCCGGTGGAAAGAAACAAGATTACTTTAGCGGCACACTGATGCGACAAGAAGACAGCTTACCTGTACGGAACAACTCCTTTGTGTCAGTCGCCTTGCCTCTGCGCCACTTTTCTTTAAGATTATCCCAGCATTTGTGAAGCTGCTGACTGCTGCACGGCCGCACGCCGTGCTGGCTGTTGAacggttgttgttgttagcctatcaagaGATGGCACACCCAGGTGAAACTGCTCGGGTTGAGAATCGGGTTGAACTGCTGCTCAATCTCCAGCCCCACCTTCTTCTCGTTGACCGACACTGCGTCTGTCCGCTTATTTTCAATCACGCTTTTACGCCGATCCACGAGGTCGATCAATATTCTTCTTTCGTCCTCCGTAAAAttgattttctttctttctcctgccATTGCAGAACGTAATATAATAACTAGGCCGTCAAAATAGAAAATatatacaaaaacaaaacagaaacagCTGTTTtcagggagagaaagaggaaaagcag comes from the Amblyomma americanum isolate KBUSLIRL-KWMA chromosome 1, ASM5285725v1, whole genome shotgun sequence genome and includes:
- the LOC144124952 gene encoding uncharacterized protein LOC144124952 — encoded protein: MAGERKKINFTEDERRILIDLVDRRKSVIENKRTDAVSVNEKKVGLEIEQQFNPILNPSSFTWGGGSAVPSSLTEELEGVGAVASHMSEVIDNPFDGDRPRQEGANAASADECRAAVAGLLAPMQTQAITAASVALNGNEGVDELLQFIYEGDTEVMPPESTYQLPPPPPRH